One segment of Synechococcus sp. A15-24 DNA contains the following:
- the purT gene encoding formate-dependent phosphoribosylglycinamide formyltransferase, whose amino-acid sequence MTQFPKTVMLLGSGELGKEVAIAAQRLGCHVIACDRYADAPAMQVADQAEVLAMTDTDALLATVRRHRPDVVIPEIEALALSALAELEQDGITVIPTARATAVTMNRDRIRDLAAGELALRTARFAYAASAEELRAEATALGWPVVVKPVMSSSGKGQSVVDGPDGLNQAWEAAMAGARGTSPRVIVEEFLRFDLEITLLTIRQHNGETLFCAPIGHEQENGDYQCSWQPAELSSEQLHQAQAMARTVTQNLGGVGLFGVEFFLCGDEVIFSELSPRPHDTGLVTLISQNLSEFELHLRAVLGLPIPSITTADAAASRVILAQNQMDAVSYTGVDTALQEPDTQLLLFGKPTARPGRRMGVALAKGEHLAEARAKADRAAACVQVIQR is encoded by the coding sequence ATGACCCAATTTCCCAAGACGGTGATGCTGCTGGGCAGCGGCGAACTGGGGAAGGAGGTGGCCATCGCCGCCCAGCGCCTCGGCTGCCATGTGATCGCCTGTGATCGCTACGCCGATGCTCCCGCGATGCAGGTGGCCGATCAGGCGGAAGTTCTGGCAATGACGGACACCGACGCGTTGTTGGCAACAGTTCGTCGCCACCGCCCTGATGTGGTGATCCCCGAGATTGAAGCGCTGGCGTTGTCAGCTCTGGCGGAACTGGAGCAGGACGGAATCACAGTGATTCCCACCGCGCGGGCCACTGCAGTGACGATGAACCGTGATCGGATCCGCGATCTCGCCGCCGGCGAACTCGCTCTGCGGACGGCGCGTTTCGCCTACGCCGCCAGCGCGGAAGAACTGCGAGCCGAAGCTACTGCCCTCGGCTGGCCCGTGGTGGTGAAACCGGTGATGAGCTCATCCGGCAAAGGTCAGAGCGTTGTGGATGGACCGGATGGTCTGAATCAGGCCTGGGAGGCTGCAATGGCCGGCGCCAGGGGAACCTCCCCCCGCGTGATCGTGGAGGAATTTCTCCGTTTCGACCTTGAAATCACCCTGCTGACCATTCGTCAGCACAACGGTGAAACCCTGTTCTGTGCCCCGATCGGCCATGAACAGGAGAACGGTGATTACCAGTGCAGTTGGCAGCCAGCGGAGCTGTCGTCCGAGCAGCTGCATCAGGCCCAGGCCATGGCCAGGACGGTGACCCAGAACCTGGGGGGGGTTGGCCTGTTCGGTGTGGAATTCTTCCTCTGCGGCGATGAGGTGATCTTCTCGGAGCTCTCCCCACGACCGCACGACACTGGCCTGGTGACATTGATCAGCCAGAACCTGAGCGAATTCGAGCTGCACCTGCGTGCGGTTCTGGGCTTACCGATCCCGTCGATCACGACTGCCGACGCAGCCGCCAGTCGTGTGATCCTCGCCCAGAACCAGATGGATGCTGTCAGCTACACGGGCGTCGACACGGCCCTGCAGGAACCCGACACCCAACTACTGCTATTCGGCAAACCCACGGCTCGCCCAGGACGTCGCATGGGGGTGGCCCTGGCCAAAGGGGAACACCTGGCAGAAGCGCGAGCCAAAGCCGATCGGGCCGCAGCCTGCGTTCAGGTGATTCAGCGCTGA
- a CDS encoding argininosuccinate synthase: MGRANKVVLAYSGGVDTSVCIPYLKQEWGVEEVITFAADLGQGDELEPIRQKALDAGASQSLVGDLIQPFIEEFAFPAIRANALYEGRYPLSTALARPLIARRLVEVAREVGADAVAHGCTGKGNDQVRFDVAIAALAPDLKVLTPAREWGMSREETIAYGERCGIPAPVSKKSPYSIDLNLLGRSIEAGPLEDPMVAPPEEVFAMTSPVSETPDAAEEIEIAFEAGNPVAINGQVLDPVAMIREANRLAGRHGIGRLDMIENRVVGIKSREIYETPGLLLLIQAHQELESLTLAADVLRSKRQLEMQWADLVYQGLWFGPLKDALDGFMDRTQQHVNGVVRLRLHKGNATVIGRGSTQSSLYVPAMASYGSEDTFDHRAAEGFIYVWGLPTRLWAASQRKSG; this comes from the coding sequence ATGGGCCGCGCCAACAAGGTGGTTCTCGCCTACTCCGGCGGGGTGGATACCAGCGTCTGCATTCCCTATTTGAAGCAGGAATGGGGTGTTGAAGAGGTCATCACCTTCGCCGCTGATCTCGGCCAGGGCGATGAGCTGGAACCGATTCGTCAAAAGGCCTTGGATGCCGGCGCGAGTCAGTCGTTGGTGGGGGATCTGATTCAGCCCTTCATCGAAGAGTTCGCCTTCCCCGCCATCCGCGCTAATGCCTTGTACGAGGGGCGCTACCCCCTTTCCACAGCATTGGCGCGGCCGTTGATCGCTCGCCGCCTCGTGGAGGTGGCCCGCGAGGTGGGTGCCGATGCAGTGGCCCATGGCTGCACCGGCAAGGGCAACGATCAGGTGCGCTTCGATGTGGCTATTGCGGCTCTTGCTCCCGATCTGAAGGTGCTGACCCCCGCCAGGGAGTGGGGAATGAGCCGTGAGGAGACCATTGCCTATGGCGAGCGCTGCGGAATCCCGGCGCCGGTGAGCAAGAAGTCTCCTTATTCGATCGATCTCAACCTTCTGGGTCGCAGCATCGAGGCGGGACCGCTTGAAGATCCGATGGTGGCGCCTCCTGAGGAGGTGTTCGCCATGACCTCTCCGGTGTCGGAAACGCCTGATGCAGCCGAGGAGATCGAGATTGCCTTCGAAGCCGGTAACCCCGTCGCCATCAATGGCCAGGTCCTGGATCCAGTGGCGATGATCCGCGAAGCCAACCGTCTGGCGGGTCGTCACGGCATCGGCCGTCTCGACATGATCGAGAACCGGGTGGTGGGGATTAAATCCAGGGAGATCTACGAAACACCGGGCTTGCTGCTCTTGATTCAGGCCCATCAGGAACTGGAGAGTTTGACGTTGGCCGCTGATGTTCTGCGCAGCAAACGTCAGCTGGAGATGCAGTGGGCTGACTTGGTGTATCAGGGCCTGTGGTTCGGGCCGCTGAAGGATGCACTGGACGGTTTCATGGATCGGACCCAGCAGCATGTCAACGGCGTCGTGCGCCTGCGTCTGCACAAGGGCAATGCCACGGTCATCGGCCGCGGCTCAACCCAGAGCAGTCTTTATGTGCCTGCGATGGCGTCCTACGGCAGTGAAGACACGTTCGACCATCGCGCCGCCGAGGGATTCATCTACGTCTGGGGATTGCCAACCCGTCTCTGGGCTGCCTCCCAGCGGAAATCAGGCTGA
- a CDS encoding Tic20 family protein gives MEPPLWQRLVAPLMYLLPWSDAIPLGFGPDGLFLQYPVLRPLVLPALPLMQLERSIPFGLGGLLLFFVLFLAVVRNPNVPYFLRFNALQALLTDIALIVLSIGFRLLLQPIAAGSLLLGTLSSAVVVAVLAILLFSLVECLRGREPDLPGISQAVRMQLY, from the coding sequence ATGGAACCCCCCCTCTGGCAGCGACTGGTCGCGCCATTGATGTACCTACTGCCCTGGAGTGATGCCATTCCGCTTGGATTCGGCCCCGACGGACTGTTTCTTCAGTATCCAGTCCTGAGACCATTGGTTTTACCCGCTTTGCCGCTGATGCAGCTGGAGCGCAGCATTCCTTTTGGTCTCGGGGGCCTTTTGCTGTTCTTCGTGCTGTTCCTCGCCGTGGTGCGGAATCCAAACGTCCCTTATTTCCTGCGCTTCAACGCCCTGCAGGCACTGCTCACCGACATCGCGCTGATCGTGTTGAGCATCGGCTTCCGCCTGTTGCTGCAACCCATCGCAGCAGGCAGCCTGCTGCTGGGCACCCTTTCCAGCGCCGTGGTCGTTGCCGTTCTGGCCATCCTGCTCTTCTCGCTCGTGGAATGCCTGCGAGGCCGCGAACCTGATCTGCCCGGCATCAGCCAGGCTGTTCGGATGCAGCTCTATTGA
- the rpsF gene encoding 30S ribosomal protein S6, translating to MTLDPYYETMYILRPDIPEEEVESHLTKYRDMLVEVGADVLDNQMRGKRRLAYPIDKHKEGIYVQLSHNGDGQQVAVLEKAMRLSEDVIRYLTVKQEGPLPAPRVVPGSEPAAAPQEQPAANSEAAS from the coding sequence ATGACGCTCGATCCGTACTACGAAACCATGTACATCCTTCGTCCGGATATTCCGGAGGAGGAGGTTGAGAGCCATCTCACCAAATACCGCGACATGCTGGTTGAAGTTGGCGCGGATGTTTTGGATAACCAGATGCGCGGGAAGCGCCGCCTGGCCTATCCGATCGACAAGCACAAGGAAGGCATCTACGTGCAACTGAGCCACAACGGCGATGGCCAGCAGGTGGCTGTGCTGGAAAAAGCGATGCGCCTCAGTGAAGACGTGATCCGTTACCTCACGGTGAAGCAGGAAGGCCCACTTCCCGCCCCACGCGTCGTCCCGGGCAGTGAGCCCGCTGCCGCTCCTCAGGAGCAGCCCGCAGCCAACTCAGAAGCCGCTTCCTGA
- a CDS encoding HAD family hydrolase: MGRGVRVLHLHLHGLFRSRDLELGRDADTGGQTLYVLDLVRSLAQRPEVERVDVVTRLVQDRRVAADYERPLEMIAPGARILRFPFGPKRYLRKEQLWPHLEDLADQLVHHLTQPGHEVDWIHAHYADAGFVGALVSQRLGLPLVFTGHSLGREKQRRLLAGGGDRQQIEQAYAMSRRIEAEEQALTQADLVITSTQQEADLQYARYAQFRRDRAQVIAPGVDAGRFHPVSPAAEGEALDQLLSPFLRDPRKPPLLAISRAVRRKNIPALLEAFGSSSVLRDRHNLVLVLGCREDPRQMERQQRDVFQQVFDLVDRYNLYGSVAYPKQHRRSQVPAFYRWAAQRGGLFVNPALTEPFGLTLLEAAACGLPMVATDDGGPRDIQARCENGLLVDVTDAGALQEALERAGKDASRWRRWSDNGVEAVSRHFSWDAHVCRYLGLMQAHLHQLPSGGSRLQGSPAPVHRPDHLLLLDLESTLDCPDGPSLIALRRQLEHDGQRYGLGILTGRSLAAARQRYGDLHLPSPLVWISRAGSEIHLGEDLQPDRIWEQNIDADWQRDSVEAVMEDLYDLLEPQSEEHQGPWKLSYLQRQPDESVLSHVRQRLRREGLSARPQRRCHWYLDVLPRLASRSEAIRHLALHWQLPLERVMVMASQQGDGELLRGLPATVVPADHDPCLVRHPQQKRVLFSGRPSLAAVLDGLSHYRFPSQR, from the coding sequence ATGGGAAGGGGTGTCCGCGTCCTTCATCTGCACTTGCACGGTCTGTTCCGTTCCCGGGATCTGGAGCTTGGTCGTGATGCGGACACCGGCGGCCAGACCCTCTACGTGCTGGATCTGGTGCGCAGCCTGGCCCAGCGTCCCGAGGTTGAACGGGTCGATGTGGTGACACGCCTTGTGCAGGACCGTCGGGTTGCTGCGGACTATGAGCGCCCACTCGAGATGATTGCTCCCGGTGCTCGAATCCTGCGCTTTCCGTTTGGTCCGAAGCGTTATCTGCGCAAGGAACAGCTTTGGCCGCACCTTGAAGATCTTGCCGATCAGCTGGTGCATCACCTCACCCAGCCCGGCCACGAGGTGGATTGGATTCACGCCCATTACGCCGATGCCGGTTTTGTCGGGGCTCTGGTGAGCCAACGGCTTGGTTTACCCCTGGTGTTCACCGGTCATTCCCTCGGCCGCGAAAAGCAACGCCGTCTTCTCGCCGGCGGTGGCGATCGTCAACAGATCGAACAGGCCTACGCCATGAGCCGTCGCATTGAAGCGGAGGAGCAGGCACTCACCCAGGCGGATCTGGTGATCACCAGCACGCAGCAGGAAGCAGACCTGCAATACGCCCGCTACGCCCAGTTCCGTCGTGATCGCGCTCAGGTGATCGCGCCCGGCGTGGATGCCGGACGCTTTCACCCCGTTTCCCCCGCCGCTGAAGGGGAGGCTCTGGATCAGTTGCTCAGCCCCTTTCTTCGCGATCCCCGCAAGCCACCGTTGTTGGCGATTTCCCGTGCTGTCCGCCGAAAGAACATCCCAGCTCTGTTGGAGGCCTTCGGATCCTCATCGGTGCTGCGGGACCGCCACAACCTCGTGCTGGTGCTGGGGTGCCGTGAGGATCCCCGACAGATGGAGAGGCAGCAACGGGATGTGTTCCAGCAGGTGTTCGATCTCGTCGATCGTTACAACCTCTATGGCTCGGTCGCCTACCCGAAACAGCATCGCCGCTCGCAGGTGCCGGCCTTCTACCGCTGGGCAGCCCAACGGGGAGGTCTGTTCGTCAACCCTGCGCTGACGGAACCGTTCGGTCTCACGCTGCTGGAGGCCGCGGCCTGTGGTCTGCCGATGGTCGCCACCGATGACGGTGGTCCTCGCGATATTCAGGCCCGCTGTGAGAACGGCCTGTTGGTGGATGTGACCGATGCCGGAGCGTTGCAGGAGGCGCTCGAGCGGGCTGGCAAGGATGCCAGTCGCTGGCGGCGCTGGAGCGATAACGGTGTGGAGGCGGTGTCACGACATTTCAGCTGGGATGCCCATGTCTGCCGCTACCTGGGACTGATGCAAGCCCATCTGCATCAGCTGCCATCTGGGGGTTCAAGGCTTCAGGGTTCGCCGGCCCCAGTGCATCGACCGGATCATCTGCTGTTGCTCGATCTCGAAAGCACCCTCGATTGTCCCGACGGCCCGTCGCTCATTGCCTTGCGCAGACAGCTGGAACACGATGGTCAGCGCTACGGCTTGGGAATCCTGACCGGTCGATCATTGGCGGCGGCGCGGCAGCGCTACGGCGATCTGCATCTGCCGTCGCCGTTGGTCTGGATCAGCCGGGCAGGCAGTGAGATTCACCTGGGCGAGGATCTCCAGCCCGATCGCATCTGGGAGCAGAACATCGATGCCGATTGGCAGCGTGACTCCGTGGAGGCTGTGATGGAGGATCTCTACGACCTTTTAGAACCCCAGAGCGAAGAGCATCAGGGGCCCTGGAAGCTGAGTTACCTGCAACGTCAGCCGGATGAATCGGTGTTAAGCCACGTGCGTCAGCGGCTGAGGCGGGAGGGGCTGTCGGCTCGGCCTCAACGGCGCTGCCACTGGTATTTAGATGTTCTTCCTCGGCTGGCGTCCCGTAGTGAGGCGATCCGTCACCTCGCTCTGCACTGGCAGCTGCCCCTCGAGAGGGTGATGGTGATGGCCAGTCAGCAGGGTGATGGTGAGTTGCTCCGGGGGCTACCGGCCACGGTGGTACCGGCGGACCATGATCCCTGCCTCGTACGCCATCCCCAACAGAAACGGGTGCTGTTCTCAGGTCGCCCCAGCCTTGCGGCCGTGCTGGATGGATTGAGTCATTACCGGTTTCCCAGTCAGCGCTGA
- a CDS encoding alpha/beta fold hydrolase yields MTRCRTHWAAFLGGLALSGFAAPAQALERLVLRMPFLETSVTINLGEAGSASGLIRSSPDLEDLQSASGGQLLDLISKIFLAPLPVETKAFLEGSTGQPLLEQALIAATDLVDLEGVDPDTSVRMLTEALVRAERNGQPNVLGFLRELPGEQASIDLSRVADAANRLKANQEQGVALAKAGPSATVTPSLRAPLKSSWTRQVIRLSVTHRQQPLRVLTLVPSGSANGRLVVISHGLWDDPESFEGWGEVLAAQGFTVLLPDHPGSDFSQQKAMLAGDRPPPGPEELRLRPMDVSALLDAVESGRLLKGRGLNTEAVAVVGHSWGATTTLQLSGGVPTERKLKSRCSDLRDPERNLSWVLQCSWLSGINKAGVADQRVKAVVAVSPPLRLLFEPSSSTSLNSKVLLISGTRDWVVPSGPEAISPMRDTKAAQLGHRLVLVKGADHFSLRSFQGEDRPALVGPVLLAWINEQLGVNGVVSFSGGGWGDDQIDLVDVSNKL; encoded by the coding sequence ATGACGCGTTGTCGCACCCATTGGGCTGCTTTCCTCGGTGGCCTTGCACTGTCAGGGTTCGCTGCACCGGCTCAGGCGCTCGAGCGGTTGGTGCTGCGCATGCCGTTCCTGGAGACGAGCGTCACCATCAACCTCGGAGAGGCTGGCTCCGCTTCAGGACTGATTCGATCCAGCCCTGATCTTGAGGATCTCCAATCGGCGAGCGGTGGACAACTTCTTGATCTGATCAGCAAGATTTTTCTGGCGCCGTTGCCTGTCGAGACCAAGGCCTTCCTGGAAGGGTCCACCGGCCAGCCATTGCTTGAGCAGGCCTTGATTGCGGCCACGGATCTCGTTGATCTCGAGGGGGTGGATCCAGACACCAGTGTTCGGATGTTGACGGAAGCTCTGGTGCGAGCTGAACGCAATGGCCAACCCAATGTGCTCGGCTTCCTGCGGGAGCTGCCCGGTGAGCAGGCCTCCATCGATCTGTCTCGGGTGGCTGATGCGGCGAACCGACTCAAAGCCAACCAGGAGCAGGGCGTGGCTCTGGCTAAGGCAGGGCCTTCCGCCACGGTCACGCCATCGTTGCGAGCTCCGTTGAAGTCGTCCTGGACCCGTCAGGTCATTCGTCTTTCCGTAACCCATCGTCAGCAACCACTCAGAGTGCTGACGCTGGTGCCGAGTGGCTCAGCCAACGGCCGTCTGGTGGTGATTTCCCATGGCCTCTGGGATGACCCTGAATCGTTTGAAGGATGGGGCGAGGTGCTTGCGGCCCAGGGCTTCACCGTCCTCCTGCCGGACCACCCCGGCAGTGATTTCAGTCAACAGAAGGCGATGTTGGCCGGTGATCGGCCGCCCCCAGGTCCAGAGGAACTGCGTCTGCGACCCATGGATGTCTCTGCTCTGCTCGATGCCGTCGAGTCCGGCCGTCTGTTGAAGGGCCGAGGCTTGAACACGGAGGCTGTTGCGGTGGTGGGCCATTCCTGGGGTGCCACCACAACACTCCAGCTTTCAGGTGGTGTTCCGACTGAACGCAAGCTCAAGAGCCGTTGCAGTGATCTCAGAGACCCCGAACGCAACCTGAGCTGGGTGCTCCAGTGCAGCTGGTTGAGCGGCATCAACAAGGCCGGTGTAGCCGACCAGCGGGTCAAGGCTGTCGTGGCCGTCAGTCCTCCCTTGCGTCTGCTGTTTGAACCCTCCAGTTCCACCAGCCTCAATTCCAAGGTGCTGTTGATCAGTGGTACCCGCGACTGGGTGGTTCCTTCAGGCCCTGAGGCGATTTCCCCGATGCGCGATACCAAGGCTGCACAGTTGGGCCATCGCCTGGTGCTGGTGAAGGGTGCTGACCACTTCAGCCTGCGCAGTTTTCAAGGGGAAGATCGACCGGCTCTGGTCGGACCGGTGCTGCTGGCCTGGATCAATGAGCAGCTTGGGGTGAATGGAGTCGTCAGCTTCAGCGGTGGTGGCTGGGGTGATGATCAGATTGATCTGGTGGATGTGAGCAATAAGCTCTGA
- the mraY gene encoding phospho-N-acetylmuramoyl-pentapeptide-transferase, with protein MTDVSNRPRTWWENGSVSASLLTVVVLAGSLASDKWVPNSQLTLPLLISTAVAALVAAAGIPRLKALKVGQVIRVEGPQAHQSKAGTPTMGGLLVVPVGTIIGGLISLEGTAAQQLLAVSTITLGYMVIGGFDDWRSLTRQTNTGLTPRGKLLLQSLMGVLFLAVAAWQGWISSSVSLPFDWSLPIGWLIWPLGLFVFLAESNATNLTDGLDGLASGCGALVFLGMAVQLMLRGHTGDPALAGFCMAMAGAWLGFLMHNRHPARAFMGDTGSLAMGAALSGVALLSNSLWPLLVMGGVFLAESLSVIIQVWVFKATKGPDGQGRRVFRMAPLHHHFELGGTSERAVVPCFWLVTAGFVLLGLLLRPTI; from the coding sequence GTGACTGACGTCAGCAACCGTCCTCGCACCTGGTGGGAGAACGGATCCGTCAGTGCATCACTTCTGACTGTTGTGGTTCTGGCAGGCAGCCTGGCCTCTGATAAATGGGTACCGAACAGCCAGCTGACGCTGCCTCTGCTGATCTCAACCGCCGTGGCCGCTCTGGTGGCCGCGGCGGGAATCCCGCGCCTCAAAGCCCTGAAGGTGGGTCAGGTGATTCGGGTTGAAGGACCTCAAGCCCATCAGTCCAAGGCAGGCACCCCAACAATGGGAGGGCTTTTGGTGGTGCCCGTGGGCACGATCATCGGGGGGCTGATCAGCCTGGAGGGCACAGCAGCTCAGCAGCTGCTGGCTGTTTCCACCATCACCTTGGGCTACATGGTGATCGGTGGTTTTGATGATTGGCGCAGCCTCACACGCCAAACCAACACCGGCCTCACACCCCGCGGCAAGTTACTGCTGCAAAGCCTGATGGGGGTTCTCTTCCTCGCCGTGGCGGCATGGCAGGGCTGGATCAGCAGCAGCGTGTCCCTGCCCTTCGATTGGAGCCTGCCGATCGGTTGGCTGATCTGGCCCCTGGGACTGTTTGTGTTCCTGGCCGAAAGCAATGCCACCAACCTCACCGATGGACTGGATGGGCTGGCCAGCGGTTGCGGCGCTCTGGTGTTCCTGGGAATGGCTGTGCAGTTGATGCTCAGGGGACACACCGGTGATCCGGCGCTGGCGGGCTTCTGCATGGCCATGGCCGGCGCCTGGCTCGGCTTCCTGATGCATAACCGCCACCCGGCGCGGGCATTTATGGGGGACACCGGCTCCCTTGCCATGGGAGCTGCCCTCAGTGGCGTGGCCCTGCTGTCGAACAGTCTTTGGCCTCTGCTGGTGATGGGCGGGGTCTTCCTGGCGGAGTCCCTGTCAGTGATCATTCAGGTGTGGGTGTTCAAAGCCACCAAAGGACCGGACGGTCAAGGGCGACGCGTGTTCCGGATGGCCCCCCTGCACCATCACTTCGAACTGGGGGGCACCAGCGAACGCGCAGTGGTGCCATGCTTCTGGCTCGTCACGGCCGGCTTCGTGCTGCTGGGGCTACTGCTTCGACCGACCATCTGA
- a CDS encoding DUF3134 domain-containing protein, whose protein sequence is MLVDWTVSSTMSALDSINPSLTRYGRRDPAPVLPLREEPDLLSWLEASGRLVADEESGSPEVSTVEEEELSALMGEKEDYNNADEQNEEQWED, encoded by the coding sequence ATGTTGGTGGATTGGACTGTCTCCTCAACGATGAGCGCTCTCGACAGCATCAACCCCTCCCTGACGCGCTACGGACGCAGGGATCCGGCCCCGGTGCTGCCCCTGCGTGAGGAGCCTGATCTTCTGAGTTGGCTCGAGGCCAGCGGCCGGCTTGTGGCTGATGAAGAATCCGGTTCTCCCGAAGTGAGCACGGTTGAAGAGGAGGAGCTCTCAGCACTGATGGGTGAGAAGGAGGATTACAACAACGCTGACGAGCAGAACGAGGAGCAGTGGGAGGACTGA
- a CDS encoding shikimate dehydrogenase, which translates to MINGSTGLVGLLGNPVQHSLSPAMQNAALQALGLNWRYLALPCEENALPQVMEGLRAVGCHGLNVTIPHKQAVTCLCSQLSTAARRLQAVNTLIPDGENGWCGTNTDVEGFLAPLGGSERWRDQRAVVLGCGGSARAVVAGLQTLGLASIQVVGRRSEALLNFIADLQLEDAPLSSCLETDPAVADLLATADLVVNTTPVGMALHGDASAMPLGSDLWNRLAKQATLYDLIYTPRPTAWLRWGQGRGHRCIDGLEMLVQQGAASLRLWSGVNDVPVDSMRHAAETALSH; encoded by the coding sequence ATGATCAACGGCAGCACTGGTTTGGTGGGGCTGCTCGGCAATCCGGTACAGCACTCGCTCTCACCTGCGATGCAGAACGCGGCACTGCAGGCGCTGGGACTCAACTGGCGTTACCTGGCACTGCCCTGTGAGGAGAACGCCCTCCCACAAGTGATGGAGGGGCTCAGGGCGGTGGGCTGCCATGGCCTCAACGTGACCATTCCACACAAACAGGCTGTGACCTGCCTTTGCAGCCAACTCAGCACAGCTGCCCGTCGGCTTCAGGCGGTCAACACGCTGATCCCCGATGGAGAGAATGGCTGGTGCGGCACCAACACGGATGTGGAGGGGTTTCTGGCACCCCTCGGCGGCAGCGAACGCTGGAGAGATCAACGGGCCGTGGTGCTCGGCTGCGGCGGTTCCGCCCGAGCTGTGGTGGCTGGCTTACAGACCCTTGGCTTGGCATCGATTCAGGTGGTCGGACGACGTTCGGAGGCGCTGTTGAACTTCATTGCTGACCTGCAGCTGGAGGACGCCCCTCTGAGCAGCTGCCTCGAAACAGATCCCGCCGTGGCTGACCTTCTGGCCACAGCTGATCTGGTGGTGAACACCACGCCGGTGGGCATGGCCCTGCACGGCGACGCCTCCGCCATGCCCCTGGGCTCTGATCTCTGGAACAGGCTTGCGAAGCAGGCCACCCTTTATGACCTGATCTACACCCCACGTCCCACCGCCTGGCTGCGTTGGGGTCAGGGGCGGGGGCACCGATGCATCGATGGGCTGGAAATGCTGGTGCAGCAGGGCGCCGCATCCCTGAGGCTTTGGAGCGGCGTCAATGACGTTCCCGTGGACAGCATGCGCCACGCGGCTGAAACCGCTTTGAGCCATTAG